From Nicotiana tabacum cultivar K326 chromosome 15, ASM71507v2, whole genome shotgun sequence, the proteins below share one genomic window:
- the LOC107831866 gene encoding uncharacterized protein LOC107831866 → MADNLMNGVVMDLDLNQEPMESSSGTTLGLGSLLNDLETAHSRIEQRILQLEAVAARAWQRQRWRSQARISSDDTGNNNVDNEMQEKGCKRDRSHLVAKALEMDLVVKKVGKDGGSGGFFDCNICLDMAKEPILTCCGHLYCWSCFYQLPYVDSSTKECSVCKGEVIDENVTPIYGNGHSYCSKELVECGFKIPPRPKAHRVESVRQQHVTRGLSHIPVAEALRRIRTSIGLGDHPSQQLATGDVSSSSLSSSHELQNADPIGSRGLRSRVFPRVLSEGAASLSSELENAQRMFEDLAASLTDRIHERNNSQVLPISHVAADEDNSFRRDAAILRSERQTLDSIAETSSATSSVPSSSQSNEVSDAARQLDNLTTDAGNLPVSRSSLSSRRRSGFSRLSDLDNGLLRETRRRRLN, encoded by the coding sequence ATGGCGGATAATTTGATGAATGGTGTAGTAATGGATCTTGATTTGAACCAGGAACCTATGGAGTCATCTTCTGGTACAACTTTAGGATTAGGGTCTTTGTTGAATGATTTGGAAACTGCTCATAGTAGGATAGAGCAAAGAATTCTGCAGCTTGAGGCTGTTGCAGCTCGAGCTTGGCAACGCCAAAGGTGGCGTTCCCAAGCTCGTATTTCTTCTGATGATACTGGTAATAATAACGTGGATAATGAGATGCAAGAAAAAGGATGCAAAAGAGATAGATCCCATTTAGTAGCAAAGGCATTGGAGATGGATTTAGTGGTTAAAAAAGTAGGTAAGGATGGTGGAAGTGGAGGTTTCTTTGATTGTAATATATGTTTAGATATGGCTAAAGAACCTATCTTGACTTGTTGCGGCCATTTATATTGCTGGTCATGCTTTTATCAGTTGCCTTATGTTGATTCGAGTACGAAAGAGTGTTCTGTTTGCAAGGGAGAAGTTATAGATGAAAATGTTACTCCAATTTATGGTAATGGCCACAGTTACTGCTCCAAAGAACTTGTGGAGTGTGGTTTCAAAATACCACCAAGGCCAAAAGCACATAGAGTAGAGAGTGTTAGACAGCAGCATGTGACTCGGGGTTTGTCTCATATCCCAGTTGCAGAAGCACTTAGGCGAATTAGGACCAGTATTGGATTGGGGGATCACCCGTCACAGCAACTTGCGACTGGTGACGTTAGTTCGAGTTCTCTGAGCAGCTCTCACGAGTTGCAAAATGCTGATCCCATAGGCAGCCGGGGACTACGGTCACGAGTGTTTCCGAGGGTATTATCAGAGGGTGCTGCCTCTCTTTCATCGGAATTAGAAAATGCACAGCGGATGTTTGAGGACCTTGCAGCATCACTCACAGACCGCATTCACGAAAGAAACAATTCACAAGTTTTACCAATTAGTCACGTTGCAGCTGATGAAGATAATTCTTTTAGAAGAGATGCTGCTATCCTACGATCAGAACGTCAGACTCTGGATTCAATTGCGGAGACAAGCTCTGCTACGTCATCTGTTCCTTCCTCCTCTCAATCAAATGAAGTTTCTGATGCTGCACGTCAGCTGGATAACCTTACAACTGATGCGGGAAATCTGCCTGTGAGTCGATCTTCATTATCTTCCAGGAGGAGAAGTGGTTTCTCGAGGCTTTCAGATTTGGATAACGGACTTCTTCGtgaaacaagaagaagaagattgaaCTGA
- the LOC107831868 gene encoding zinc finger CCCH domain-containing protein 14, which translates to MEFGRKRIVDGAFAGNGGMKKSRNESESFTSGVGSKSKPCMKFYSTSGCSYGEGCHFLHYVPGYSAMSQISNMGLNPAVPVGRNHASFSDGPASTMKSKLCNKYNTAEGCNFGDKCHFAHSEMEIGKPVALAYDDFQAAGPPSRFPGYHKPSQPSPVATNFGASATTTISIDAALAGTIIGKNGVNSKQICRLTGVKLSIKDHETDSNRRNIELQGTFDQINQASAMVREIISNVGTPTGGPKNTGPFTRGPAGPFKTKMCSNFSKGSCTFGEKCHFAHGASELQ; encoded by the exons ATGGAGTTTGGACGAAAGAGAATAGTAGATGGCGCCTTTGCAGGAAACGGAGGAATGAAAAAATCAAGAAATG AATCAGAATCCTTTACGAGTGGTGTAGGAAGCAAATCAAAGCCATGCATGAAGTTTTACAG CACTTCTGGATGCTCATATGGGGAGGGATGCCACTTTCTTCACTATGTTCCTGGCTATAGTGCAATGAGTCAAATATCAAACATGGGATTGAACCCAGCAGTTCCCGTTGGAAGGAATCATGCCTCTTTTAGTGATGGTCCTGCTTCAACCATGAAGTCCAAGCTTTGCAACAAGTATAACACTGCAGAAGGATGCAACTTTGGTGATAAATGCCATTTTGCCCATAGTGAGATGGAGATTGGGAAGCCAGTGGCActggcttatgatgatttccaaGCAGCAGGACCTCCGAGTAGGTTTCCTGGCTATCATAAACCATCGCAACCCAGTCCAGTTGCAACAAACTTTGGTGCATCTGCAAcaactacaattagcatagatgCCGCTCTTGCTGGAACCATCATTGGGAAGAATGGCGTGAACTCAAAACAGATTTGTCGGCTTACTGGGGTCAAGCTCTCCATAAAGGATCATGAAACGGATTCCAATAGAAGGAACATTGAGCTCCAGGGAACGTTTGATCAGATTAATCAGGCCAGTGCTATGGTCCGGGAGATCATATCAAATGTTGGCACCCCTACGGGCGGGCCAAAAAATACTGGTCCATTCACTCGTGGGCCTGCTGGCCCATTTAAGACAAAGATGTGTTCGAACTTCTCCAAAGGTTCATGCACTTTTGGAGAAAAATGCCATTTCGCTCATGGCGCTAGTGAGCTGCAGTAG